One genomic window of Panicum hallii strain FIL2 chromosome 6, PHallii_v3.1, whole genome shotgun sequence includes the following:
- the LOC112896460 gene encoding adenosylhomocysteinase-like yields MALSVEKTSSGREYKVKDLSQADFGRLEIELAEVEMPGLMACRAEFGPSKPFAGARISGSLHMTIQTAVLIETLTALGAEVRWCSCNIFSTQDHAAAAIARDSAAVFAWKGETLEEYWWCTERCLDWGGAGGPDLIVDDGGDATLLIHEGVKAEEDYEKTGKVPDPDSTDNAEFKIVLTIIRDGLKADPRKYRKMKERLVGVSEETTTGVKRLYQMQETGALLFPAINVNDSVTKSKFDNLYGCRHSLPDGLMRATDVMIAGKVAVVCGYGDVGKGCAAALKQAGARVIVTEIDPICALQALMEGLQVLTLEDVLSEADIFVTTTGNKDIIMVDHMRKMKNNAIVCNIGHFDNEIDMHGLETYPGVKRITIKPQTDRWVFPETNTGIIVLAEGRLMNLGCATGHPSFVMSCSFTNQVIAQLELWKERSSGKYEKKVYVLPKHLDEKVAALHLGKLGAKLTKLTKSQADYISVPVEGPYKPAHYRY; encoded by the exons GACCTCGTCGGGCCGGGAGTACAAGGTCAAGGACCTGTCCCAGGCCGACTTCGGCCGCCTCGAGATCGAGCTGGCCGAGGTCGAGATGCCCGGCCTCATGGCGTGCCGCGCCGAGTTCGGCCCCTCCAAGCCCTTCGCCGGCGCCCGGATCTCCGGCTCCCTCCATATGACCATCCAGACCGCCGTCCTTATCGAGACCCTCACCGCGCTCGGCGCCGAGGTCCGCTGGTGCTCCTGCAACATCTTCTCCACGCAggaccacgccgccgccgccatcgcgcGGGACTCCGCCGCGGTCTTCGCCTGGAAGGGGGAGACGCTCGAGGAGTACTGGTGGTGCACCGAGCGATGCCTCGACtggggcggggccggcggcccCGACCTCATcgtcgacgacggcggcgacgcCACGCTCCTCATCCACGAGGGCGTCAAGGCCGAGGAGGACTACGAGAAGACCGGCAAGGTCCCGGACCCGGACTCCACCGACAACGCCGAGTTCAAGATCGTGCTCACCATCATCCGCGACGGGCTCAAGGCAGACCCCAGGAAGTACCGCAAGATGAAGGAGAGGCTCGTCGGCGTCTCGGAGGAGACCACCACCGGGGTCAAGAGGCTCTACCAGATGCAGGAGACCGGCGCACTCCTCTTCCCCGCCATCAACGTCAACGACTCCGTCACCAAGAGCAAG TTTGACAACCTGTACGGTTGCCGCCACTCCCTCCCTGATGGTTTGATGAGGGCCACCGACGTTATGATTGCCGGCAAGGTTGCGGTGGTCTGCGGTTATGGTGATGTTGGCAAGGGCTGTGCTGCTGCCCTCAAGCAGGCTGGTGCCCGTGTCATCGTGACTGAGATCGACCCCATCTGTGCCCTTCAGGCCCTGATGGAGGGTCTTCAGGTCCTTACCTTGGAGGATGTCCTTTCTGAAGCTGACATCTTTGTGACCACCACCGGTAACAAGGACATCATCATGGTTGACCACATGAGGAAGATGAAGAACAACGCAATTGTCTGCAACATTGGTCACTTTGACAATGAGATTGACATGCACGGTCTTGAGACCTACCCTGGTGTCAAGCGCATCACCATCAAGCCCCAGACCGATCGCTGGGTGTTCCCTGAGACCAACACTGGCATCATTGTCCTCGCTGAGGGTCGTCTGATGAACCTTGGGTGCGCTACTGGCCACCCCAGCTTTGTCATGTCCTGCTCATTCACTAACCAG GTCATTGCTCAGCTTGAGCTGTGGAAGGAGAGGAGCTCTGGCAAGTATGAGAAGAAGGTGTATGTGCTCCCCAAGCACCTTGATGAGAAGGTTGCCGCCCTCCACTTGGGCAAGCTTGGTGCCAAGCTCACCAAGCTCACCAAGTCTCAGGCTGACTACATCAGTGTCCCGGTCGAGGGTCCCTACAAGCCCGCTCACTACCGGTACTAG